A stretch of DNA from Takifugu flavidus isolate HTHZ2018 chromosome 22, ASM371156v2, whole genome shotgun sequence:
CCGATTCTCGTCACCATTCCTGGCCAACCGCAGCCCCACCACTCCCGGAGTCCCCACTGGGAGACGGCGTTCAAGAGAACTGGCAGAGACGCCGCCAACCACTGGGTCCTGCAAGAAGGTATGAGCTTCAGAAAGGGGCTCCATGTCGATCCCTCCCGGTCAGTAGTATTAAACTGGTAGTTTATCCACATTTActgagtcttttttttaatttcagcgGTGGTTAAAGCAGGCGCTGGAAGAGGAGGGCTCCACCAGCCCAGTGAGACGACCAAGCCTCCTCATGCCCTGTGAGGGTCCTCTCAGCCCCTCGATCAACGGCGACTCCGACAGCCCTTTGCCCTACAATGGCACCTGCTCGCTACCAGGTAGTCTGTTGTGAGCATCAGTTTCAcaaatgcatgctgggtaattaTGAGACTGCGCTAATACCACCATCTTCCACCCCAGAGTTGCCCACACCTTTGAAAAAGCGACGGTTGAGTCCTTTAGATGCCTGTATGTCTGAGAGCTCCACCCCCTACGGCTCGCCGTGTGCCACACCCACCAGAGCAGACCAGTCCGAGATGCCGGCGACCCCTGTCTTCATGGCCACGCCCCCACGCCCTCGAGTGGAGGAGATGCATACGGAAGCCCAGCCCAGCACCCCAACACGGATACTTAATACCCCTGTAGAGGTAAAGCAGACTGAGATGACCACGTTGACGTGTGCTGACCAGCCGCACTGACTGACGCTCTTCTGGTTCTTTAGACCGAGTCATCAGTAGAAAACTCGCCAGAGATCAGTCGAAAGCCCAGCGTTCAAGAGGTGAGTGAAGTCATCAGAGATGATGGTTATTTTTGAAGCGCGGCGACTTTAACACgactccatccctccttccgtAGGCCGATCGTCCTCCTACGTTGGTTCCCTCTCCCTGTGTCAGGGTGACCAGTTTGGATGGATCCCAGACAGACGCCAAGGTGTTGGTTCCTGACAGCCCCCAGCCTCCAGCTGCCGAGTCTTTGGATGGTGGAGAGGACAGAGCTGATGGAGGGGTTCTGGAAGCCAGTCTGGAGGTCTCCTCGTCCGCAGAAACATGTGCTTCCTCGTTTCCTGGCTGGATAAAAAGTCCAGACCGAGGCTTGACTGGACCAGCTGGCCTGAACTTTTCACCAGTCAATTCAAACCTAAGGGACCTcacgccctcacacaccctgGAGCCTCTGGCAGCTCCCTTCAggccagaggctgctgctggggctgcaGCAGGGTCTGCAGCAGGGGCGGGGTCGCTGGTTAACACCCCAGCCCCATTCAGCGAAGGCCAGGGGCAGCTGTTTTATCCCAGCTCCGAGGACGCAGGTTTACTCGCCTTCTCACGCTCTCTGAACGTAGAAGGAAGTGGCGATGGAGGAGGATCATCGCACAATCCCCCACAGAAGAAAAAGGTAATGACTGTCATTGGAGAGCAAGTCCTTGGCATCTTCATACTGTACCCACATCTGGCTgactgctgccctctgctggtgtgtcACGGTACCGCCTTTGTTCCTGACTTCTTCTTTTTCCGTTTCCAGGTTTCCTTATTGGAATACAGGAAACGGCAGCGCGAGGCTCGACGCAGCGGCTCCAAGACAGAGTGCAGCTCCCCCGTTTCCACCGTGCCACCTTTGACCGTGGACGCCTTCCCCGTCGccctggagagcagcagcgaagCTCCCCCGCCCACAGCTGTGTGCAGCACCGTCGTTGTAAAAGAGCCTCAGCTGAATGAGGAGACGGAcgcagctggagagagaggagagaaggaggagggacaATGGTAGAAACCCGCTGTCTGCTTAgtttttacattcatttacGCTGTTGTCGTGACATAAACGATGATTTTCCCTGTTGtgtgcaggacgtcttccacgtCAGTAGAGCAGGCGCGCGAGCGCAGCTACCACAGAGCTTTGCTGCTGAGCAAAGacaaagacacaggtgagaatAAAGATGTTTCTTTCACTTGACAGGAGAGGTTTTCAGGGGAAATATTGAGATATTACAGGCATTGTGGTGCCAGCTAACCCTATAGTTAAGAGTTAGCATAGCATAAATCATGCCAGTGAGAACGGTCCTGTTGGCTAGTTGTCATGGTTTCCACCTTACGCAGGTTGACCACcgttctgctgctctttctttgACTGTCTCTTGTGCgtatgctaagctaaccttATTGATAGTCCTGATTTTCCTGCCTTCTTGTAGACACGGAGACAGAAGGCGGAGACGCGTCAGCCCTGAGAGACTGCCCGTCTCCAAATGTCCAGAAGACCCCGACCCAGACGGTGAGCTTGAGTTGTCAGACGTTGGGGCCCCGCCCGTTCGCTCAGGTGTGTAACGGTGTCTCTCTGTGCCGCAGCCCTGCTCTCCTGGTCCTCTGTCTCAGCCTCCAAGTCGTCCAACCAAGGATGACGAGAGCGACAGTCAATCTCGGGCGGCGAATCCGACCAGCAAGCCGGCCGGACCTAAGGCGACCCCCCTGACCCCCACAAAGCTGCATCCCACACCTTTACCCTCCTCCCCTGTCCACTACCCCGCGCCCACCCACCTCCACTCGCCCAAGCCTCAGCCTCAGGGTTCTCCCTACCGCAGCCAGAGGGCGCTGTTTTCTACTCAGACTCAGAACcaaccacagcagcaggctccgcctcctggacctgctcctTTCCCCCAGTACAGCACACAGAGCGCtccgccgccccctccccccccacccgcacCTCCGGCCTCCGCAGCCTATTTCTCCACCCCCAGCCCCTCACCCTCGGGACCTTTTCCTGGATTCAAAGCTACGGTCACTCCCCCTTACCCTCCCGGATCCCAGCCACTGATGCAGACTCTCCCCCACAGCGTACACTATCAGAGCTCCGCTGCCccaccgccacccccccccccccccacccgcaccTCCGGCCTCCGCAGCCTATTTCTCCACCCCCAGCCCCTCACCCTCGGGACCTTTTCCTGGATTCAAAGCTACGGTCACTCCCCCTTACCCTCCCGGATCCCAGCCACTGATGCAGACTCTCCCCCACAGCGTACACTATCAGAGCTCCGCTGCCCcaccgccacccccacccccgccccccccccccccctcacccgatgtccggccccactCTACTGCATGTCAACATGCAGCCCCCTCCCATCCAGCAACACCAGCTCATGCTGACCACtgccccaccacctcctcccccgccACAAGGACAGAACCCCCAACAGCAGCCCCCTCCTGGTGGCAGCACCCTGTTGTccctcacccctccacccccgcctcctccgcctcccccccccgccccctcgaCAAACACCCCAATTCAGCCCCACCACTTTCAGAACTTAGGGGGTTTTCAGCCTGCATTGTTGCACCCAGGTGCCGCTGCCAACCCGTCAGTGCCCCCATCCACCTACCCCCCACCTCTTCAGCAGACTGGActgcctccacctccccctcctcccccccaacagactcaacagggCCAGGTTCAAGCCGCTTCCTCCCAGATGCCCTCTGGGACCCGCGGGGCCCCTGCGTCCTCGACCCCCTTCCACAGCTCAGGGTACCTGAGCACAGGGTGGCACTGACGGCACTCTCCCAGCAGCCCCTGAGAACctgtccggggggggggggggcgtgtacATTAGCTGTAGATATGTTTTCTATGTTCCTGAACACACGGCCAGTGGAAAAACAGTTGGGTTAGATTCTTTAAACCACAAAACAAGGACAAACATTTTTAGAGAAAAGAACAGTGACCGATCTTCAAAACAAACTGTTAAATGAAGATGGACGTTGCTCCCCAGGTGCTCACAGCCccccctgtgtctctgccccctcctccttttatATATCACTctccagaggagaggagtgcTCTCCTGTGTCCTGATGTAACACCCCTGCACTTTGTTTATCCACGGACATTCCAGCctgtactcctcctcctcttcctcctcctcctcttcctctgccttgaCCCCCACCCTGTCAGTTACTCCTTTTTGCTACTTCTTTCTCGTCTGTCTTCGGTTCTCTACACAAcctatttgttttattctagAGGCTCATTATAGCAAAGCATTTCTTTTgtatagagaaaaaaaaagacaattattttttttattcctctgtTCAACAATAAATGTCTGTTCACCGCTGCAGATTAAGAAAAGACCCATTTGTAGGAACCtgcctcccccccacccccggatGCTGCACTCGTGTGTACACCTGAGTGTGTTAGTGTGAGTgaatgaggagtgtgtgtgtgtgtgtgtgtgtgtgagagatttGGTGGCAGGAGTGGTTGAATCTCCTGAAGTAGGCCGAGTGGTCCTGGGACGTTAGCGGTTTATTTTTGAATATCAATGGTTATTTGTAGAAAGTGTAATTTAATGTATAGGTGGTTTCTCCAGCTTTCACCAGGAACTGTTtgtaaatatttgcttttttttcttttctatgcTTGTAAAATTTGCTcccatcccttttttttcttttttttttggaaatatGGTTGTATATACGAATACTCCTCTTGGCAAAGCTAAATGTTTCTGTGACCGTAGCGTTACTTTTATTTCAGCCCcccttctctctgtttctctttaactttttttattatttgtgtgtgagtgtatgtttTCGTGGAGGGGAGAGACTCACAGACACTGCACTGGTGGCTATTTTCATGGTTCATTATAATAAATCACTGTTATGACAGTTTTATACAACCTGTGTCGTGTCACTGAGATAAACCTGAATTCCTTGCATTCATCACTTTATCAGCAATGATTGAGACTAGATCACGTGACAAAGATCTATTGATGGAGCTATAAGTCCTCCTTTAACCATACATTAAGTAAAAACGCGTAAAAATCAGATTTATGGTTAACATGAATGTCTAAAGGCCGTTTCAGCGAAATACCTATTTCCGTCCACTAGGGGGCACCAATATTCCAAAAACTTATCACAAGCGTGGTAAAACCTTCAAACGCTGTGATGTTCCACGTGTGCGTTGAAATAAAGTAACTGTGTGTTGTAATTAAACATTAATTGATTATtttattgtgtaaaaaaaaacaaaaaaaaacctccagttCTTACTGGTTGTAGTCCACAATGGCCGCCACCAGGGGTCAGTACAGAAACCATAATTTGGAGCCAAAGACGTACGTAATCGATTACTCTGTTGAATCCTCCAAAATGCGACGATTTCATCTTTATTtctcaaagacaaacacatAAACTCCTTCAGATCAACAGTGATAATATCAAAGGAGGCACGTTCACAGGGGTAATGTTGTGTGACATTTAAAACTACCCTACATAATTATATAAAAGTATCCAAGAATAGCAAAAGTGTGGGAAATTTGCTTAATAGCTTTCCGCCTGAGAGTTTTGAGCAAACACGACTTTTTTCCAATggtaattttaaaataaattcaagtCTTTGAAGCATAATTCAAATCTCAGCACAGgttgaatatatattttattctgGAATCAGGTCGATTGTTTTCTGCATCCTTTTTTAACAATTGGAAGCTATGCTACGCTAAGAGCGCTGTAGTAGAAACCCTCACAAAAGCCAAAGGTCACGTTTACCTAAAATGGCTATCACAACATTCAACTAGAAATGTATAAAAGCTTAAATTAACCAACAATGTTTTTATAACAGCTGTATTCTGAACTGTTTTCAATATGCTAGTGATTCCCAGGACTTGAAGCTTTAAGCTAACATGTAGtataaacatatttattttcaCTTGAACTCTTTATCAGAAAGCAAATAAGCAAATTTCCcttgagatttttttaaaattttgttttaaaagtgtATCTGTTTTGTACAGTCATATAGTCACGATAACAGTTTTAGATTTTAATCCTCCCATTTGGGGAGCTAGCTCTTTTAGCATAGCGACAGTGAACATAACAGGCCTAAAATAAACACCACACGGAAACTTTAGCATCTCTAGATCACGTCCACTTCATCTTTTCTGCAGCCCTTTTGAGTTCACCAATAATGTCGGGTCACGGTTATGGCACACGCTAATGCTGCAGTGGTGACACTTCAAAGTGAACATTTCAACGGAGACGTAAAATATCTACACAAAACTTCACATTAGCGTCTTTGATTCAGTCACAGATGTTTTTTATTACAAGAGATCCGCCATCTTCCCTTCTCTGGTGCTGTTTAAATGAAGCGTTTGGGAGTTTGTTAAGAACGATGCGACGCCTCCGTCACCTCCAGTCTGTTCAGTTCCGATTTGTGTCGGTCAAATTGTGGATAATTCGCTTTGATCTGATTCGGTTTGAGcgtcctgcagcttctgtccTGCAGCAGAGTTACCACAGAATCAGGCCGTGCAgcctgcacacactcactcacacacacacacacacacacacacacagacgttcAGTCTGATCACCGAGACAACACGTGTAAACACCAAAAATGAGTTTTTAAGGAATCTGAGATGAGCGAGGAGGCTACTTTAAAtgttccttctcctcctcgccgtcctcctGTGTTCTGGTCCCGCACACCGGAGCTGCATCCGCACCAGGTTGATCCCGAAGCAACGTCGTATCAAGGTAGCACCGCCTGCAGAAATGATGGGAAAATCACATgaaagctgtttgtgtgttgatttAGAGCCACCTAGCGGTGAGGATGCAAACTGCAACTTACTTTTCTCTTAAATTGGACTTTTCCAGGCGTTATATGGCGTTATTTCCACTCTCTGTGGGGGAAAGAGAGGATTCAGCAACACTTcatcagcggggggggggggcagcataaTTAAATCCTGATTAACCTGATGGACGACGGTCAATTTCTTCCTCCCacattctatttattttcagtgcCCATCATTCacatctgcctcctcttcctcactgtctctctgtctttgtcacaGTGGGTTTTGTCTCATCCCGGCTGAAAGGACATGATTCATCTGGACACTCTGGCAGTTATTGGTGTAAACAGCCATTAGTGATTCATGACTCTGTCCAGCATCCCCCAGGCGTCAATTAACCCCTGATACCGGTGTGTTCTTCCTCTCTGAAGCTCATCTTCCTCTCACTGCATCACCTTTAGCTCTATTCTCCTCTCTTTTACTCCTTTACCTGCTCTAAAAGCTTTCAGGGAGAGTCAATGATTGggattttgatgtgttttttagCATTCCTGTATATAAAAACTGAGCAGAATCTAATTTGTGCACTAAGAGACGCTCCGAGATTTGGAATTCCCCTATAAATTTCCCCTGAAGGGAAACATTTGTCATCTATAAGCACAAGTAAACACTTCTTACTgtctcccagcagctcctcggaCATCAGACTGTCCTGACGGTTGCCCAGGACGAAGGCCAGGAAGGACAGGATGAGCGCGTCCATGATGCCCATGATGGCCAGGATGTAGGCCCAGCGCATCGAGCACGCCCCCAAGGTGTACTTGTCTGTCTGCTCGCCGCACATCCGCTTCACCTCGTCGCTGTCCCAGCCGTCTGGGTAGATCATGCAGCCCAGGATCAGACACGTACCTGGACGGAGAGGACACAACCGTGGGTCAGTCGCTTGACTCGTGCTCTCAGAGGCTATGCTAACAGATGAAATAGGGCATAAAACCAGGTCATTAGCTCCAAGTGTGCTAATGGATAATAGTGCCAAATAGCATCCCTTTATAATCCCGTCATTACCggagaggggcggagctaatgtgagacaggtgagcgcCGCCGCCAGGAGGCACAGAAATGCACAAATAAATCGCATAAAAAGGGAATTCggggagagcagagacagaacGGAGGTGACGACGGTGTCGAAAAGATTCAGACGTGTGAGGAGAATATGTCCGACTTCATTAGCTGCGCGCTGCCTGGCCGGCAGCCACAGACGGCGAGAGGACGATGGTGTGGAACCACGTCTGCTGTTCTCATGTTCGCGCTCACTCACGCAGCCAGAACCCTTTGGTCACTGACGCGTTTCCACGGCGACGCGGCGGAAGTGTGAAAAGGGCTGTTGAATCACAACATGTTGAAACATTCAGGATCAGATTGAGAGGGTCCTCACAAACTTAGCAAAACAAGGCTAAGGGTCTGGTTTGAGAGACAGCTCGGCCACCAACAACCCATAATGATAACTATTGATTTTAGAGCGTGTCATAGCAACTACATTTCCCTGCAGCCTCCCTGTTCTTCAGagtccagcagcagtttcatcTTAACTTTATGTCTTTTTAGGAATTCCCCTTTTCTTCAACTCATTAATTTATCGTACTTTCAAGACTTTGCGTTTAATTCATGGCCACAATGCgttctgggaaat
This window harbors:
- the kmt2e gene encoding inactive histone-lysine N-methyltransferase 2E isoform X3; this translates as MSIVVPVGVDTADTSYLDMAAGSDRPESVEASPVVVEKSSYPHQIYSSSSHHSHSYIGLPYADHNYGARPPPTPPASPPPSMLIRQGEGSLFVPGGQDEASRGTTLSTSEDGSYGTDITRCICGFTHDDGYMICCDKCSAWQHIDCMGIDRQNIPETYLCERCQPRHLDRERAILLQTRKRECLSDGDTSATESGDEVPLELYSTFQHTPTTILTTGRLGNKQADKKRKKSGDKEPPASAARAKKAFREGSRKSSRVKGAAPEQEPIEHPSLWESKIKTWMERYEEASSNQYSEDVQVLLRVKEQGDGKSLAYNTHPASFKPPVESQVQKNKKILKAVRDLAPDSLIIEYRGKFMLRQQFEANGYFFKRPYPFVLFYSKFDGLEMCVDARSFGNEARFIRRSCTPNAEVRHVIEDGMLHLYIYSLRPISKGTEITIGFDFDYGSCKYKVDCACVKGNHECPVLKHNLEPTENLGAGGRRRGSRKDKEMVREDQGQNQNAGIDGEGKGKSVGDGKQRKLSPLRLSISNNQTREERKMEAILQAFARMEKREKRREQALERIGSIKSEVGTRSDIKEEPPAIPDAADSPAVMQPILEVKEEPGLKPAKVKASRNRKSFSRNRTHIGQQRRRARTISTCSDLTPGSPLEPTEPPANEAPEGEPPTAPEPETVSVQPPESSPPQSSSPAPDRTRTGSGKNFKTKKHFVSEWVGEKQQDRGAVRTPEPAPERPLRISSDPEVLATQLNALPGMACSPQVYSTPKHYVRFSSPFLANRSPTTPGVPTGRRRSRELAETPPTTGSCKKRWLKQALEEEGSTSPVRRPSLLMPCEGPLSPSINGDSDSPLPYNGTCSLPELPTPLKKRRLSPLDACMSESSTPYGSPCATPTRADQSEMPATPVFMATPPRPRVEEMHTEAQPSTPTRILNTPVETESSVENSPEISRKPSVQEADRPPTLVPSPCVRVTSLDGSQTDAKVLVPDSPQPPAAESLDGGEDRADGGVLEASLEVSSSAETCASSFPGWIKSPDRGLTGPAGLNFSPVNSNLRDLTPSHTLEPLAAPFRPEAAAGAAAGSAAGAGSLVNTPAPFSEGQGQLFYPSSEDAGLLAFSRSLNVEGSGDGGGSSHNPPQKKKVSLLEYRKRQREARRSGSKTECSSPVSTVPPLTVDAFPVALESSSEAPPPTAVCSTVVVKEPQLNEETDAAGERGEKEEGQWTSSTSVEQARERSYHRALLLSKDKDTDTETEGGDASALRDCPSPNVQKTPTQTPCSPGPLSQPPSRPTKDDESDSQSRAANPTSKPAGPKATPLTPTKLHPTPLPSSPVHYPAPTHLHSPKPQPQGSPYRSQRALFSTQTQNQPQQQAPPPGPAPFPQYSTQSAPPPPPPPPAPPASAAYFSTPSPSPSGPFPGFKATVTPPYPPGSQPLMQTLPHSVHYQSSAAPPPPPPPPTRTSGLRSLFLHPQPLTLGTFSWIQSYGHSPLPSRIPATDADSPPQRTLSELRCPTATPTPAPPPPLTRCPAPLYCMSTCSPLPSSNTSSC
- the kmt2e gene encoding inactive histone-lysine N-methyltransferase 2E isoform X4, producing the protein MLIRQGEGSLFVPGGQDEASRGTTLSTSEDGSYGTDITRCICGFTHDDGYMICCDKCSAWQHIDCMGIDRQNIPETYLCERCQPRHLDRERAILLQTRKRECLSDGDTSATESGDEVPLELYSTFQHTPTTILTTGRLGNKQADKKRKKSGDKEPPASAARAKKAFREGSRKSSRVKGAAPEQEPIEHPSLWESKIKTWMERYEEASSNQYSEDVQVLLRVKEQGDGKSLAYNTHPASFKPPVESQVQKNKKILKAVRDLAPDSLIIEYRGKFMLRQQFEANGYFFKRPYPFVLFYSKFDGLEMCVDARSFGNEARFIRRSCTPNAEVRHVIEDGMLHLYIYSLRPISKGTEITIGFDFDYGSCKYKVDCACVKGNHECPVLKHNLEPTENLGAGGRRRGSRKDKEMVREDQGQNQNAGIDGEGKGKSVGDGKQRKLSPLRLSISNNQDPELYEDLEDKTSVSNEVEMESEEQIAERRRKMTREERKMEAILQAFARMEKREKRREQALERIGSIKSEVGTRSDIKEEPPAIPDAADSPAVMQPILEVKEEPGLKPAKVKASRNRKSFSRNRTHIGQQRRRARTISTCSDLTPGSPLEPTEPPANEAPEGEPPTAPEPETVSVQPPESSPPQSSSPAPDRTRTGSGKNFKTKKHFVSEWVGEKQQDRGAVRTPEPAPERPLRISSDPEVLATQLNALPGMACSPQVYSTPKHYVRFSSPFLANRSPTTPGVPTGRRRSRELAETPPTTGSCKKRWLKQALEEEGSTSPVRRPSLLMPCEGPLSPSINGDSDSPLPYNGTCSLPELPTPLKKRRLSPLDACMSESSTPYGSPCATPTRADQSEMPATPVFMATPPRPRVEEMHTEAQPSTPTRILNTPVETESSVENSPEISRKPSVQEADRPPTLVPSPCVRVTSLDGSQTDAKVLVPDSPQPPAAESLDGGEDRADGGVLEASLEVSSSAETCASSFPGWIKSPDRGLTGPAGLNFSPVNSNLRDLTPSHTLEPLAAPFRPEAAAGAAAGSAAGAGSLVNTPAPFSEGQGQLFYPSSEDAGLLAFSRSLNVEGSGDGGGSSHNPPQKKKVSLLEYRKRQREARRSGSKTECSSPVSTVPPLTVDAFPVALESSSEAPPPTAVCSTVVVKEPQLNEETDAAGERGEKEEGQWTSSTSVEQARERSYHRALLLSKDKDTDTETEGGDASALRDCPSPNVQKTPTQTPCSPGPLSQPPSRPTKDDESDSQSRAANPTSKPAGPKATPLTPTKLHPTPLPSSPVHYPAPTHLHSPKPQPQGSPYRSQRALFSTQTQNQPQQQAPPPGPAPFPQYSTQSAPPPPPPPPAPPASAAYFSTPSPSPSGPFPGFKATVTPPYPPGSQPLMQTLPHSVHYQSSAAPPPPPPPPTRTSGLRSLFLHPQPLTLGTFSWIQSYGHSPLPSRIPATDADSPPQRTLSELRCPTATPTPAPPPPLTRCPAPLYCMSTCSPLPSSNTSSC